The Candidatus Binataceae bacterium genome contains a region encoding:
- a CDS encoding response regulator transcription factor, whose protein sequence is MPANSGAYWCGVSESRKSISLVLVDDQRLFRESLQALLHSQGFKILAHCGDAREGSELIARLAPDIALLDIDLPGLNGLQAAYRIARRTPRTKILILSQYADEEYLLQALLEVKVAGYLLKSDAPSELFGALQTVAAGKRYLSPAVTPAILDRLSATTPGRRSEALSRREQEILSLIAQGATAKMIGQKLQISPKTVQAHRTHLAEKLRLHSTADLVRYALKHKLVRIA, encoded by the coding sequence ATGCCCGCTAATTCGGGGGCGTACTGGTGCGGGGTGAGCGAATCGCGCAAGAGCATTAGCCTGGTTCTGGTTGACGACCAACGCCTGTTTCGCGAATCGCTCCAGGCCTTGCTCCATTCGCAAGGCTTCAAGATACTCGCCCACTGCGGCGATGCTCGGGAAGGATCGGAGTTGATCGCGCGGCTGGCACCGGACATCGCTCTGCTGGATATCGATCTGCCGGGCCTTAACGGTCTCCAGGCGGCTTACCGGATCGCCCGGCGTACGCCACGCACCAAAATCCTGATTCTCAGCCAATACGCTGACGAAGAGTACTTGCTGCAGGCTCTGCTGGAGGTCAAGGTAGCTGGCTATCTGCTCAAGAGCGATGCCCCAAGTGAATTGTTTGGCGCCCTGCAAACCGTAGCGGCAGGCAAGCGTTATCTAAGCCCGGCGGTGACTCCCGCGATTCTCGATCGCTTGTCCGCTACCACCCCGGGCAGGCGGAGCGAGGCCTTATCTCGCCGCGAGCAGGAGATTTTGAGTCTTATCGCACAGGGGGCGACCGCCAAAATGATCGGACAGAAGCTTCAGATCAGCCCCAAAACGGTCCAGGCCCACCGCACTCACTTGGCGGAAAAGCTGCGATTGCATTCAACCGCCGACCTGGTCCGCTACGCCCTCAAGCACAAGCTGGTGCGCATTGCCTAG
- a CDS encoding UPF0182 family protein encodes MWRALQPGAKGPRMRPRVLLFALAAAIVVLLIVLGLADSVLVDFLWFSSLGYRAAFTTELVAKILVFVAVFVISAAAQWLSASVALGASPERERLRIVRYPEDLARVSLPEVIRSLGDRVPWRLLIVGVSLLLAIFVAAGEAANWDVYLKGIYGVRFGRTEPAFHKDIGFYLFTLPWLDDLRDLFLLLVVLVAAVSAGVYWARGALDFQEAPPRISGSAVAHFSVLLGIFFLQRALSYWLARFDLLFHSDGVVFGFRYIDDVLWRPGYWLLVALALLAAGLCLANAQSRGARRLVMAVVVVFVPAVVLNLLQPVIESLWVKPDELRIERPYLINNIALTRRAYKLDGIDVVPFKTTGILTAASLRKDSPTIKNIRLWDPRPLLATYRQLQEIRLYYDFRNVAVDRYEIQNRYSEVMLAARELSTSLLPDNAQTWVNQHLKFTHGSGIVMSPVNAKDREGLPLFYLKNIPAISDVGLTIQQPGIYFGQEPSNYVVVKANTPEFDYARGADNVFGYYQADAGIRIDRLWRRLLFSYYYHDLNLLVTTTLTPQSTILIRRNIQDRLQRLAPFLIQDRDPYIVLHDGRLSWIIDCYTTSDHFPYSQRNADGINYIRNSIKAVIDAYTGQTTLYVADPQDPVIRTWERIFPRLFRPLSAMPAELHAHIRYPEDMFLVQADIYSTYHMVDPQVFYNKEDLWGFPRENYGGDTGPMSPYYVIMRLPGMPHEEYILMLPMVPQGRDNMISWLAARCDGDEYGHLIEYEFSKDQLIYGPYQIQARINQAPEISRQISLWNQMGSRVVLGNLLVIPIEDSLLYVEPLYLRAENGQLPELQRVIAAYSDRVVMGDNLERTLADLFENGQSALPAVVEAAPPPSVPQAAAPVVAASSTQAAAAYDAALKALRNGDWTTFGAQMQRLGRALGNR; translated from the coding sequence ATGTGGCGCGCATTGCAGCCCGGCGCTAAGGGGCCGCGAATGCGTCCCCGCGTGCTACTTTTCGCCCTAGCCGCGGCGATTGTCGTATTACTGATTGTTCTCGGTCTGGCCGATTCGGTGTTGGTCGACTTCCTGTGGTTTTCTTCGCTGGGCTACCGCGCCGCCTTTACCACCGAACTGGTCGCTAAGATCTTGGTCTTTGTGGCGGTCTTCGTGATTTCGGCCGCCGCGCAGTGGCTGAGCGCCAGCGTCGCGCTCGGCGCCTCGCCCGAGCGCGAGCGGTTGCGAATCGTGCGCTATCCCGAGGATCTGGCGCGCGTCAGCTTGCCCGAGGTGATTCGCTCGCTGGGTGATCGGGTGCCCTGGCGACTGTTGATTGTGGGCGTCTCGCTGCTGTTGGCCATCTTCGTGGCGGCAGGCGAGGCCGCCAACTGGGACGTCTATCTCAAGGGTATCTATGGAGTGCGCTTCGGTCGGACCGAACCGGCTTTCCATAAGGACATCGGATTTTATCTCTTTACCTTGCCTTGGCTGGACGACCTGCGCGACCTGTTTCTGCTTCTGGTTGTCTTGGTCGCGGCGGTCAGCGCGGGGGTGTATTGGGCCCGTGGAGCGCTGGATTTTCAGGAGGCTCCGCCACGCATCAGCGGCTCGGCGGTCGCGCATTTTTCCGTCCTGTTGGGGATATTCTTCCTTCAGCGCGCGCTGTCCTATTGGCTTGCCCGCTTTGACCTGCTCTTCCATAGCGATGGCGTGGTCTTTGGCTTTCGCTATATCGACGACGTGCTGTGGCGTCCGGGTTACTGGCTGCTGGTGGCGCTAGCACTGCTGGCTGCCGGCTTATGCTTGGCCAATGCTCAAAGCCGCGGTGCGCGCCGGTTGGTAATGGCGGTCGTCGTCGTGTTCGTGCCCGCGGTGGTCCTCAACCTGCTCCAGCCGGTGATCGAGAGCCTGTGGGTCAAACCCGACGAACTGCGCATCGAGCGTCCCTATTTGATCAACAATATCGCGCTTACCCGGCGTGCCTACAAACTGGACGGAATCGACGTGGTCCCCTTCAAGACCACGGGCATCCTCACCGCAGCCAGCTTGCGCAAGGATTCTCCGACCATCAAGAACATCCGCTTGTGGGATCCTCGCCCGCTGCTGGCGACCTACCGGCAATTGCAGGAGATTCGGCTTTACTACGATTTTCGCAATGTCGCGGTTGATCGTTACGAGATTCAAAACCGATATTCCGAGGTGATGTTGGCGGCACGCGAGCTGTCGACCTCGCTGCTGCCCGATAACGCCCAGACCTGGGTCAATCAACACCTGAAGTTCACCCATGGCAGCGGAATCGTGATGAGCCCAGTCAACGCCAAGGATCGCGAGGGTCTACCGCTGTTCTATCTTAAGAATATTCCTGCGATCTCCGACGTCGGCCTTACGATCCAGCAGCCGGGGATTTATTTCGGCCAGGAGCCGAGCAATTACGTGGTGGTGAAGGCGAACACGCCCGAGTTTGACTATGCGCGCGGGGCTGATAACGTCTTCGGCTATTATCAAGCCGATGCCGGTATCAGGATCGACCGACTCTGGCGCCGCCTGCTCTTCAGTTACTATTATCACGATCTCAATCTGCTGGTGACCACCACCTTGACCCCGCAGAGTACTATCCTGATCCGGCGTAACATCCAGGATCGGCTCCAGCGATTGGCGCCCTTCCTGATCCAGGATCGCGACCCATATATAGTGCTTCACGACGGTCGTCTGTCGTGGATCATCGATTGCTACACGACCAGCGATCATTTCCCTTATTCCCAGCGCAACGCCGACGGTATCAACTATATTCGCAATTCTATCAAGGCGGTGATCGACGCTTACACCGGCCAAACCACGTTGTATGTGGCCGATCCCCAGGATCCAGTAATTCGGACCTGGGAGCGAATTTTCCCTCGGCTGTTTCGCCCGCTCTCGGCGATGCCCGCCGAGCTGCACGCTCACATCCGTTATCCCGAGGACATGTTCTTGGTTCAGGCCGACATCTATTCCACCTATCACATGGTGGATCCGCAGGTCTTCTACAATAAAGAAGACCTGTGGGGCTTTCCGCGCGAGAATTACGGCGGAGACACTGGTCCGATGTCGCCCTATTACGTCATCATGCGCCTGCCCGGGATGCCCCACGAGGAGTACATCCTGATGCTGCCGATGGTGCCGCAGGGGCGCGACAACATGATCTCATGGTTGGCCGCGCGCTGCGACGGCGACGAATACGGCCATCTGATCGAGTATGAGTTCTCCAAGGATCAACTTATCTACGGGCCTTACCAGATCCAGGCTCGCATCAATCAGGCACCCGAGATCTCCCGGCAAATCTCGCTGTGGAATCAGATGGGATCGCGGGTGGTGCTGGGTAACCTGCTGGTGATCCCGATCGAAGACTCGCTGCTCTATGTCGAGCCGCTTTACCTACGCGCCGAAAACGGCCAACTGCCCGAATTGCAACGAGTGATCGCCGCATACAGCGATCGAGTCGTAATGGGCGACAATCTGGAGCGCACCTTGGCCGATTTATTCGAAAATGGCCAATCCGCCTTGCCCGCAGTAGTCGAAGCGGCGCCGCCGCCGTCGGTGCCCCAAGCCGCAGCGCCGGTGGTTGCTGCTAGTTCAACTCAGGCCGCAGCCGCTTACGACGCGGCGCTCAAGGCGCTGCGCAACGGCGATTGGACCACCTTTGGCGCGCAGATGCAGCGCCTAGGGCGGGCCTTGGGCAATCGCTGA